A window of the Henckelia pumila isolate YLH828 chromosome 3, ASM3356847v2, whole genome shotgun sequence genome harbors these coding sequences:
- the LOC140891520 gene encoding uncharacterized protein isoform X1, whose protein sequence is MALSAAPPPPDPPPTATTSAAATATTSAAATTTTTPTTTARPLFQNPPRPSNPLPFYTPSTRLPSNPNPNYAQLAPRPPHPHPQDPSQLLYPVASSGRGFLHRPVTMPASRPVSRPPLIFPYGDPGQGNMGFVRPTYLPHTHLGSAPGSVSVAAAAAAAPAGGTGGGVIPGVVKGIPVSISHLPKVGLPPVSASDRYSHTDPRNKDDSLAVIRDRKVRIPDNASLYSLCRSWLRNGFPEETQQPQYVDAVKSLPRPLPAAALVFDSPEKKEGNNEEGDEDEESVEHFSTAELLQRHVKRAKRVRSRLKEERLRRISRYKTRLGLLLPPMGEQPFKNDSGPAN, encoded by the exons ATGGCGCTCTCCGCCGCTCCTCCGCCACCCGACCCGCCTCCCACCGCCACAACCAGTGCGGCAGCCACTGCCACAACCAGTGCGGCAGCCACCACTACCACCACCCCCACCACTACAGCTCGCCCCCTTTTTCAAAATCCACCAAGGCCCTCGAACCCTCTCCCCTTTTACACGCCTTCAACCAGGCTCCCCTCTAATCCCAACCCCAATTACGCACAATTAGCCCCCCGACCCCCCCACCCCCACCCGCAGGACCCTTCACAACTTCTGTATCCTGTCGCTTCCTCTGGACGTGGCTTCCTCCATAGACCTGTAACAATGCCTGCATCTCGACCAGTTTCGAGGCCGCCATTGATTTTCCCTTATGGGGATCCGGGTCAAGGAAATATGGGTTTCGTTAGACCAACATACTTGCCCCACACACACCTAGGATCTGCTCCTGGTTCTGTTTCTGTCGCCGCTGCCGCTGCCGCTGCACCGGCCGGTGGGACAGGTGGAGGGGTAATTCCTGGCGTCGTCAAAGGAATCCCTGTCTCAATTTCTCACCTACCAAAG GTAGGTCTTCCTCCAGTTTCGGCATCGGATAGGTACAGCCACACAGACCCAAG AAATAAGGATGATTCTTTAGCAGTTATCCGAGACCGAAAG GTCCGAATACCTGATAATGCTTCTCTTTATTCCCTCTGTCGATCTTGGTTGAGGAATGGTTTTCCTGAAGAAACTCAG CAGCCTCAGTATGTGGATGCTGTAAAGTCTCTTCCCAGACCTTTGCCTGCAGCTGCACTAGTTTTCGATTCTCCAGAGAAAAAGGAAGGAAACAATGAAGAGGGGGATGAG GATGAGGAATCTGTTGAGCATTTTTCTACGGCTGAGCTGTTGCAGAGACACGTCAAACGTGCTAAGAGAGTTCGTTCACG ATTAAAAGAAGAAAGACTTCGACGAATTTCCAGATATAAAACCAGACTTGGTCTTCTTTTACCCCCAATGGGTGAACAACCCTTCAAAAATGATTCCGGTCCAGCAAATTGA
- the LOC140887992 gene encoding beta-glucosidase 13-like, translated as MANLRCPETMLALLLLLFCASVTRTAVGYEYDLSNFSRSSFPPGFLFGAASAAYQYEGAAFQDGKGPSIWDNFTHKYPEKILDRSNGDVAMDFYHRYKDDVKIMKYLGLDVFRMSISWPRILPRGSLSGGVNQKGIDFYRNVFKELIANGITPFVTLFHWDLPQALEDSYRGFLSPLIVNDYKDYVELCFKEFGDLVKYWLTVNEAFSFADGGYDGGFVGNFAPYRCSPWANCPQGNSATEPYVVGHHLLLCHAAAVKIYREKFQATQKGEIGMAVVTHWFVPYSNSTPDARAAKRVIDFLFGWFADPVVHGDYPRVMRSVLGDRLPYFTDEQKELLKGSYDFLGVNYYTGNYAAYAPSNAINVSSSTDYMARLTTSRNGVPIGEATGVGAFFVYPEGLHKLLVYVKDTYNDPKIYITENGIGDADHESVEESITDPQRIDFYSRHLKAVRAAIGDGAKVKGFLAWSFLDCYEWNSGYTLKFGLCHVDFRHNLTRTVKNSGIWFKNSLHNK; from the exons ATGGCAAACTTGCGGTGCCCGGAGACTATGTTAGCCCTTCTGCTCTTGCTATTTTGCGCATCGGTCACTCGCACGGCAGTAGGATACGAATACGATCTCTCGAACTTCAGCCGGAGCAGTTTCCCCCCTGGTTTTCTATTTGGAGCTGCCTCCGCCGCCTATCAG TATGAAGGTGCTGCATTTCAAGATGGAAAAGGACCGAGCATATGGGATAATTTCACCCACAAATATCCAG AAAAAATATTGGATAGGAGCAATGGAGATGTTGCCATGGATTTTTATCATCGATACAAG GATGATGTGAAAATAATGAAGTACCTAGGACTCGACGTATTCAGAATGTCCATTTCTTGGCCTCGGATACTACCTC GTGGGAGTTTGAGTGGAGGTGTGAACCAGAAAGGGATTGACTTTTACAGGAATGTCTTCAAGGAGCTCATTGCAAATG GTATAACTCCATTTGTGACACTATTTCATTGGGATCTACCTCAAGCACTAGAAGATTCCTACAGGGGCTTTTTAAGTCCTCTAATTGT AAATGATTATAAAGATTATGTGGAACTTTGCTTCAAGGAGTTTGGTGATCTAGTGAAGTATTGGCTCACAGTGAACGAGGCATTTTCTTTCGCCGACGGTGGTTACGACGGCGGATTCGTCGGAAACTTCGCCCCGTATCGGTGCTCCCCATGGGCCAATTGCCCACAAGGGAATTCAGCCACAGAACCTTATGTTGTAGGACATCATCTTCTCCTCTGCCATGCAGCAGCTGTCAAAATTTATAGGGAGAAGTTCCAg GCAACTCAAAAAGGTGAAATAGGGATGGCCGTGGTGACCCATTGGTTCGTCCCTTACTCAAATAGCACACCCGATGCTCGCGCAGCCAAACGAGTCATTGATTTCTTATTCGGATG GTTTGCTGATCCTGTGGTTCACGGAGATTATCCAAGAGTGATGAGATCCGTATTGGGTGATCGATTACCGTATTTCACCGACGAGCAAAAAGAATTGCTGAAAGGATCCTATGATTTTCTGGGAGTGAACTACTATACTGGGAACTATGCAGCTTATGCTCCATCCAACGCCATCAATGTTAGCAGCAGTACAGATTACATGGCTCGCCTTACAA CTTCGAGAAATGGAGTACCCATCGGTGAGGCG ACTGGAGTGGGTGCTTTCTTCGTGTACCCGGAAGGACTACATAAGCTTCTAGTCTACGTCAAGGATACCTACAATGACCCAAAAATTTATATTACAGAAAACG GAATTGGTGACGCTGATCATGAAAGCGTGGAAGAGAGCATAACAGACCCGCAGAGAATCGATTTCTACAGCCGTCATCTGAAGGCTGTTCGAGCAGCCATTGG AGATGGTGCAAAAGTGAAGGGTTTCTTGGCATGGTCGTTCTTGGATTGTTACGAGTGGAATTCAGGTTACACCTTGAAATTTGGTCTATGCCACGTCGATTTCCGACACAACCTCACCAGAACCGTCAAAAATTCTGGAATTTGGTTCAAGAATTCCCTCCATAACAAATAA
- the LOC140891520 gene encoding uncharacterized protein isoform X2, with protein sequence MALSAAPPPPDPPPTATTSAAATATTSAAATTTTTPTTTARPLFQNPPRPSNPLPFYTPSTRLPSNPNPNYAQLAPRPPHPHPQDPSQLLYPVASSGRGFLHRPVTMPASRPVSRPPLIFPYGDPGQGNMGFVRPTYLPHTHLGSAPGSVSVAAAAAAAPAGGTGGGVIPGVVKGIPVSISHLPKVGLPPVSASDRYSHTDPRNKDDSLAVIRDRKVRIPDNASLYSLCRSWLRNGFPEETQPQYVDAVKSLPRPLPAAALVFDSPEKKEGNNEEGDEDEESVEHFSTAELLQRHVKRAKRVRSRLKEERLRRISRYKTRLGLLLPPMGEQPFKNDSGPAN encoded by the exons ATGGCGCTCTCCGCCGCTCCTCCGCCACCCGACCCGCCTCCCACCGCCACAACCAGTGCGGCAGCCACTGCCACAACCAGTGCGGCAGCCACCACTACCACCACCCCCACCACTACAGCTCGCCCCCTTTTTCAAAATCCACCAAGGCCCTCGAACCCTCTCCCCTTTTACACGCCTTCAACCAGGCTCCCCTCTAATCCCAACCCCAATTACGCACAATTAGCCCCCCGACCCCCCCACCCCCACCCGCAGGACCCTTCACAACTTCTGTATCCTGTCGCTTCCTCTGGACGTGGCTTCCTCCATAGACCTGTAACAATGCCTGCATCTCGACCAGTTTCGAGGCCGCCATTGATTTTCCCTTATGGGGATCCGGGTCAAGGAAATATGGGTTTCGTTAGACCAACATACTTGCCCCACACACACCTAGGATCTGCTCCTGGTTCTGTTTCTGTCGCCGCTGCCGCTGCCGCTGCACCGGCCGGTGGGACAGGTGGAGGGGTAATTCCTGGCGTCGTCAAAGGAATCCCTGTCTCAATTTCTCACCTACCAAAG GTAGGTCTTCCTCCAGTTTCGGCATCGGATAGGTACAGCCACACAGACCCAAG AAATAAGGATGATTCTTTAGCAGTTATCCGAGACCGAAAG GTCCGAATACCTGATAATGCTTCTCTTTATTCCCTCTGTCGATCTTGGTTGAGGAATGGTTTTCCTGAAGAAACTCAG CCTCAGTATGTGGATGCTGTAAAGTCTCTTCCCAGACCTTTGCCTGCAGCTGCACTAGTTTTCGATTCTCCAGAGAAAAAGGAAGGAAACAATGAAGAGGGGGATGAG GATGAGGAATCTGTTGAGCATTTTTCTACGGCTGAGCTGTTGCAGAGACACGTCAAACGTGCTAAGAGAGTTCGTTCACG ATTAAAAGAAGAAAGACTTCGACGAATTTCCAGATATAAAACCAGACTTGGTCTTCTTTTACCCCCAATGGGTGAACAACCCTTCAAAAATGATTCCGGTCCAGCAAATTGA